In Xylanibacter ruminicola 23, a single genomic region encodes these proteins:
- a CDS encoding SusE domain-containing protein, with product MKKYAMIFSALCTGLLFTSCNKDPEYFTLEEQPDEMHVKSSVEEITLSKSSADQTAVTFSWDAATNADPATEGISYKLCLYPTGQKDSHSAYMELGNNLSYSMTHDELNTLLSQWALPGQAVKVTAQLLAVFKNEQRYIKPELSTVEFTATGYEKYSPYLYMQITTDDGKKSTQRLDQRQLGTGIYEATLNMTACKFHFTTTPEAYPAYGMAEGEQLEYYTDGDVRDFRFDGNGKRTVIVDTNVGFNDCRVLDIVQLPTPGQIWICGNGCSVGWNTNTSNGRLEMVGSAREPYYYAWTGDFNAGGEFKIGVGNGWGDPFFFAPDYNADPVSDHRLSPFRYQDNGGDVKWVPSVSGRYTLTLCLLATDMWTKFEPAN from the coding sequence ATGAAGAAATATGCAATGATATTCAGTGCCTTGTGCACAGGACTACTGTTCACATCGTGCAACAAGGACCCAGAGTATTTCACGCTGGAGGAGCAACCCGACGAGATGCACGTGAAGAGCTCGGTTGAGGAGATTACCCTTAGCAAGAGCTCGGCCGACCAGACGGCCGTCACCTTCAGTTGGGATGCGGCCACGAATGCCGATCCTGCTACCGAGGGCATCAGCTACAAGTTATGTCTTTATCCCACCGGTCAGAAGGATAGTCACTCGGCCTACATGGAGTTAGGAAATAATCTGTCTTACTCGATGACTCACGACGAACTGAACACGCTGCTGAGTCAGTGGGCGTTGCCAGGTCAGGCTGTCAAGGTTACAGCTCAGTTGCTGGCTGTCTTCAAGAACGAGCAGCGCTATATCAAGCCTGAGCTCTCGACTGTCGAGTTCACAGCTACAGGCTACGAGAAATACTCACCCTACCTGTACATGCAGATTACCACCGATGATGGTAAGAAGAGTACCCAGCGTCTGGATCAGCGCCAGCTGGGTACCGGTATCTACGAGGCCACGTTGAACATGACCGCCTGCAAGTTCCACTTCACCACCACACCAGAGGCTTATCCTGCCTATGGTATGGCCGAAGGCGAGCAGTTGGAGTACTATACAGACGGTGATGTGCGCGATTTCCGTTTCGATGGCAATGGCAAGCGTACGGTTATCGTGGATACCAACGTCGGCTTCAACGACTGTCGTGTACTTGACATCGTTCAGTTGCCCACACCAGGACAGATCTGGATTTGTGGAAACGGCTGTTCGGTAGGTTGGAATACAAACACCTCTAATGGTCGTTTGGAGATGGTAGGTAGCGCACGCGAACCCTACTATTATGCTTGGACTGGCGATTTCAATGCTGGTGGTGAGTTTAAGATTGGTGTTGGTAATGGCTGGGGCGATCCCTTCTTCTTCGCGCCTGACTATAATGCCGACCCCGTGAGTGATCATCGTCTGTCACCCTTCCGTTATCAGGACAATGGTGGCGACGTGAAGTGGGTGCCCTCGGTAAGCGGTCGCTACACGTTGACACTCTGTTTGCTGGCCACAGATATGTGGACCAAGTTCGAACCAGCTAATTAG
- a CDS encoding RagB/SusD family nutrient uptake outer membrane protein, whose amino-acid sequence MKKKLLYIFCALSAMSGSLVSCSDYLDKEPDTELTTDMVFENREKVYQWLAYVYNVIHTPDKWELKTDGYEVFADDMTPSKRWQQWDWSKVIPKIFGQWTINSQWDANYWQMMPRYIRHGYIFNNMVKAMPDHDLPQSEVDKMKNEVKFLTAYGWWQLAENHGGIPFKPDYIAPTDFDLADLMVGQSKFDDVVDYCDKQMLEAAMALPAVYDDPSKYGRINRIMALTVRSRMLLFAASPLVNGNPWYKDYVNNEGEQIFNPTYDPQKWVRAVEALKLCIDEAEKAGYALYTEQGPNGEIDPFMSTYNVHIKRWSEGNHEITFPVTKNNSYNFFLVKVSVREYGGGCGLGVYQGLVDAFFTKNGLPISDPNSGYVEDGMSTSVDDRSDITNWEYGTGKPGQVTDRGTYNMYCNREPRFYNAVSFHGAWLAVGNRKYDFLYNGRDNIQTSSPHDAPQNGYLARKGLNVLDNNLTGSITPRQGFTYRLAFTYLDYAEAVNECYDNSSSRQEALKYLNRIRERAGVRQYTTADVSPMDEKFIHVDDTQAELRRVIRAERRVELCCENNRWYDIRRWKEAENLPEMCGDDYGMNFQGSTPEEFFKRTVFQTRIWKRQYYWMPIYIDEYEKNPNLREAPFWVNENGN is encoded by the coding sequence ATGAAGAAGAAACTTCTATATATTTTCTGTGCGCTTAGCGCCATGAGTGGCTCGTTAGTGTCGTGCTCCGACTATCTCGACAAGGAGCCTGATACCGAGCTGACCACCGATATGGTGTTCGAGAACCGTGAAAAGGTCTATCAATGGTTGGCCTATGTCTATAATGTGATTCATACTCCTGACAAGTGGGAGCTGAAGACCGATGGTTACGAGGTGTTCGCCGATGATATGACTCCTTCAAAGCGTTGGCAGCAGTGGGATTGGAGCAAAGTTATCCCAAAGATTTTCGGCCAGTGGACCATTAACTCACAGTGGGATGCCAATTACTGGCAGATGATGCCCCGTTATATCCGTCATGGCTACATTTTTAATAATATGGTAAAGGCGATGCCTGATCACGACCTGCCACAATCGGAGGTTGACAAAATGAAGAACGAGGTGAAGTTCCTTACCGCCTATGGCTGGTGGCAGTTGGCCGAAAACCATGGTGGTATCCCCTTCAAGCCCGATTATATTGCACCCACCGATTTTGATTTGGCAGATTTGATGGTAGGTCAGTCTAAGTTCGACGATGTGGTTGATTACTGTGATAAGCAGATGTTGGAGGCTGCTATGGCACTGCCTGCTGTATATGACGATCCTTCGAAATATGGTCGTATCAACCGCATCATGGCGCTCACCGTTCGTTCGCGCATGTTGCTCTTTGCCGCCAGTCCGCTGGTGAATGGTAACCCTTGGTACAAGGATTATGTGAACAACGAAGGTGAACAGATTTTTAATCCTACCTACGATCCACAGAAATGGGTGCGTGCTGTAGAAGCTTTGAAACTCTGTATCGACGAGGCCGAGAAAGCCGGCTATGCCCTCTATACCGAGCAAGGTCCTAATGGTGAGATCGACCCCTTCATGAGTACCTATAACGTGCACATCAAGCGTTGGAGCGAGGGTAACCACGAGATTACCTTCCCTGTAACTAAGAATAACAGTTATAATTTCTTCCTGGTTAAGGTGAGTGTACGTGAGTATGGCGGCGGTTGTGGCCTGGGTGTTTATCAGGGCTTGGTTGATGCCTTCTTTACCAAGAACGGTCTGCCCATCAGCGATCCTAACTCAGGTTATGTAGAGGATGGTATGTCGACCTCTGTTGACGACCGTTCGGATATCACCAACTGGGAGTATGGTACCGGTAAGCCCGGACAGGTAACCGATCGTGGCACCTATAATATGTACTGCAACCGCGAGCCCCGTTTCTACAATGCCGTATCGTTCCATGGCGCTTGGTTGGCTGTAGGCAATCGTAAGTATGATTTCCTTTATAACGGTCGCGATAATATCCAGACTTCATCACCTCACGATGCCCCACAGAATGGCTATCTGGCTCGTAAGGGCTTGAACGTGCTCGATAATAACCTTACAGGATCAATTACCCCACGTCAGGGCTTCACCTATCGTCTGGCCTTCACCTATCTCGACTATGCCGAGGCTGTGAACGAGTGCTACGACAACAGCTCTTCGCGCCAGGAGGCTCTGAAGTATCTGAACCGTATCCGTGAGCGTGCTGGTGTGCGCCAATACACTACTGCCGATGTGAGCCCGATGGACGAGAAGTTCATCCATGTGGATGACACCCAGGCCGAGCTGCGCCGTGTGATTCGTGCCGAGCGCCGTGTGGAGCTGTGCTGCGAGAACAACCGCTGGTATGATATCCGTCGCTGGAAGGAGGCAGAGAACCTGCCCGAGATGTGTGGCGACGACTATGGTATGAACTTCCAGGGTAGCACTCCTGAGGAATTCTTCAAGCGCACTGTGTTCCAGACCCGTATCTGGAAGCGCCAGTACTACTGGATGCCTATCTATATCGACGAGTACGAGAAGAACCCCAACTTGCGCGAGGCTCCATTCTGGGTAAACGAAAATGGTAATTAA
- a CDS encoding SusC/RagA family TonB-linked outer membrane protein has product MAAPLLPQAPAAVAQSVQTNQVTGLVTDKQKEPLIGVTVTLVGTETRAITDADGMFRINVPAKSGTTLEFNYIGFASKQVKVNGSRLLNVMLEEETNEFTEVVVTGYSSQKKASIIGAIETIKPAELQFGSTRTLSNNLAGKLSGVIGIQRSGEPGYDDSNFWIRGISTFSGSNNPLILVDGVERDLDNVDVAEIESFSILKDASASAMYGVRGANGVIVITTKRGKIGAPQVSFHVEHAINQPTQLPKFLNAPDYMSLLNELAAQDRVAQPFTQQQIDRTRSGYDPDLYPDVNWVDAITKDYAYTTRGNLEVSGGSDFLRYSIVTSYFKETGLLEQDKSLVFDNATNNQQYNLRTNIDMDVTKTTMLRVNIGGYLNRFKKQRCNTNDAFGEAFRTLPFVHPARYSDGAIPVISYRANPWRTVTQQGYDFITSSKIQTLFSVEQDLKMILPGLKAKGLFSFDRWNRSRRSRTAKPSTVFPATGRDEEGNLIYSQHEAGDESLGNEQGNEYGNTRVYFETDLMYNRRFGKTDVDAMLLYNQQAYDDGSIQDYRKQGIAGRLSATYDNRYVAEFNFGYNGSENFAKGKRFGFFPSFAIGWLLSEEHFMEKLKPIFHKIKFRASIGQAGDDNIGGRRFAYLGTLFTNEEGYIWGTNGQKNYDRDGVKGITEGEIGVDNLTWETVTKKNLGFEVGLWNMLDLNVDIFSEKRKNIFMERSIIPTQTGFVKAPWANFGQVSNKGLEVTLNFHKQWNKDLFTSAYGNFTYAKNRVDEKDEPEALKGTHRSATGRSMNELWGLVAERLFTYDDFNADGTLKDGIPTQDGVGAAILHPGDIKYVDVDGDGAITEADEGYIGGTEDPRIVYGFGGVISYKNFDFNFFFQGTGDMYRVIGNQPYFLPGGGTTTEGNAYSYNLDDRWTETNQDPYAFWPRLTYGPNVNNYRRSTWWKKDMSFLRCKTLEVGYTLPKSWLQSFYVKSCRVYVSGNNLFCLSSFKLWDPELGTNDGLKYPMNRSVMFGIDINF; this is encoded by the coding sequence ATGGCTGCTCCGTTGTTGCCTCAGGCTCCTGCGGCTGTGGCGCAAAGCGTACAGACCAACCAGGTAACAGGTCTTGTAACCGATAAGCAGAAAGAACCGCTTATTGGTGTTACCGTAACTTTGGTGGGTACTGAAACTCGTGCCATTACCGATGCTGATGGTATGTTCCGAATTAACGTGCCCGCTAAGAGTGGTACTACGTTAGAGTTTAATTACATTGGTTTTGCCAGCAAACAGGTAAAGGTAAATGGTTCGCGCCTGCTGAATGTGATGCTGGAGGAAGAAACCAATGAGTTTACCGAAGTGGTAGTAACTGGTTATTCCAGTCAGAAGAAAGCATCTATCATAGGTGCTATCGAGACCATCAAGCCTGCTGAGCTGCAGTTCGGTTCTACGCGTACCTTATCTAATAATCTGGCAGGTAAGCTGAGTGGTGTTATTGGTATTCAACGCTCAGGTGAGCCTGGCTATGATGACTCAAACTTCTGGATTCGAGGTATCTCAACCTTCTCTGGTAGCAACAACCCATTGATTTTGGTTGATGGTGTGGAGCGCGACTTGGATAACGTAGATGTTGCTGAAATTGAGTCGTTTTCTATATTGAAAGATGCTTCGGCGTCGGCCATGTATGGTGTCCGAGGTGCTAACGGTGTGATTGTGATTACCACCAAGCGTGGTAAGATAGGAGCACCTCAGGTGAGTTTCCATGTTGAACACGCTATTAATCAGCCCACTCAGTTGCCAAAGTTCCTGAATGCGCCCGACTATATGTCGCTGCTCAACGAGTTGGCTGCTCAGGACAGGGTGGCTCAGCCTTTTACACAGCAGCAGATTGACCGTACCCGCTCTGGCTATGATCCCGACCTTTATCCTGATGTGAACTGGGTGGATGCCATTACAAAGGATTATGCCTATACCACTCGTGGTAATCTGGAGGTGAGCGGTGGTTCCGACTTCCTGCGCTACTCGATTGTCACTTCATATTTTAAGGAGACTGGTCTGCTGGAGCAGGATAAGAGTTTGGTTTTCGATAATGCAACCAATAACCAGCAGTACAATCTGCGCACCAACATTGATATGGACGTGACCAAGACCACTATGCTCCGTGTAAACATTGGTGGTTATCTGAACCGATTCAAGAAGCAGCGTTGCAATACCAATGATGCGTTTGGTGAGGCTTTCCGTACCTTGCCTTTCGTGCATCCAGCCCGTTATAGTGATGGTGCTATTCCTGTGATTTCGTATCGTGCTAACCCCTGGCGTACGGTTACTCAGCAGGGTTACGACTTCATTACTTCAAGTAAAATTCAGACTCTGTTCAGTGTTGAGCAGGATTTGAAGATGATTCTGCCAGGATTGAAGGCTAAGGGTCTGTTTAGTTTCGACCGCTGGAACCGTAGCCGTCGTAGTCGTACGGCTAAACCAAGTACCGTATTCCCCGCTACTGGACGTGATGAAGAGGGTAACCTGATTTACTCGCAGCATGAAGCTGGCGATGAATCGCTGGGTAACGAGCAGGGTAATGAATATGGTAACACCCGCGTGTATTTCGAGACCGACCTGATGTACAACCGTCGTTTCGGTAAGACTGATGTAGATGCCATGTTGCTCTACAATCAGCAGGCCTATGATGATGGTAGTATTCAGGACTACCGTAAGCAGGGTATCGCCGGTCGCTTGTCGGCCACCTATGACAACCGCTATGTGGCTGAGTTCAACTTCGGTTACAACGGTTCTGAGAACTTTGCCAAGGGTAAGCGTTTCGGTTTTTTCCCTTCTTTTGCTATCGGATGGTTGCTCAGTGAGGAGCACTTCATGGAGAAACTGAAACCTATCTTCCATAAGATCAAGTTCCGTGCCAGCATTGGTCAGGCCGGTGATGATAATATTGGTGGTCGCCGTTTTGCCTATCTGGGCACACTTTTCACCAACGAGGAGGGCTATATTTGGGGAACCAATGGTCAGAAGAACTATGATCGCGATGGTGTCAAGGGTATCACCGAAGGTGAGATTGGTGTTGATAACCTGACTTGGGAGACCGTGACCAAGAAGAACCTTGGTTTCGAGGTCGGTTTGTGGAATATGCTCGACCTGAATGTGGATATCTTCAGTGAGAAGCGTAAGAATATCTTTATGGAGCGTAGCATCATTCCCACTCAGACTGGTTTTGTGAAGGCTCCTTGGGCTAACTTCGGTCAGGTATCAAACAAAGGTTTAGAGGTGACACTCAATTTCCACAAGCAGTGGAACAAGGACCTGTTCACTTCGGCCTATGGTAACTTTACTTATGCCAAGAACCGTGTAGATGAGAAAGACGAGCCCGAAGCATTGAAGGGAACCCATCGTTCGGCTACAGGTCGTTCAATGAACGAGTTGTGGGGATTGGTTGCTGAGCGCTTATTCACCTACGACGACTTTAATGCCGACGGAACCTTAAAGGATGGTATTCCTACACAGGATGGTGTGGGTGCTGCCATTCTGCATCCTGGCGACATTAAGTATGTAGATGTGGATGGTGATGGTGCTATTACCGAGGCCGACGAAGGTTACATTGGTGGTACTGAAGACCCACGCATCGTGTATGGTTTCGGTGGTGTGATTAGCTACAAGAACTTCGATTTCAATTTCTTCTTCCAAGGCACAGGTGATATGTATCGTGTGATTGGTAATCAGCCTTACTTCCTGCCTGGTGGTGGTACTACTACGGAGGGTAACGCCTACAGTTATAATCTCGACGATCGCTGGACAGAGACCAATCAGGATCCATATGCCTTCTGGCCCCGTCTGACCTATGGTCCTAACGTGAACAACTACCGTCGTTCTACCTGGTGGAAGAAAGATATGAGCTTCCTGCGTTGTAAGACTCTTGAGGTTGGTTATACCTTGCCCAAGTCTTGGTTGCAGAGTTTCTATGTGAAGAGTTGTCGTGTGTATGTCAGTGGCAATAACCTGTTCTGCCTCTCGTCGTTCAAGCTGTGGGATCCTGAATTGGGTACCAACGATGGTTTGAAATATCCAATGAACCGTTCTGTGATGTTCGGTATCGACATTAACTTTTAG
- a CDS encoding DUF2795 domain-containing protein, giving the protein MYWTLELASKLEDAPWPATKDELIDYAIRSGAPLEVLENLQEIEDEGEVYESIEDIWPDYPTKEDFLFNEDEY; this is encoded by the coding sequence ATGTATTGGACACTTGAATTAGCTTCGAAATTAGAAGACGCACCTTGGCCCGCTACCAAGGATGAACTCATAGATTATGCCATCCGTTCGGGAGCTCCACTCGAAGTATTGGAGAATCTGCAAGAGATTGAGGATGAAGGTGAGGTGTATGAGAGCATCGAAGACATCTGGCCCGACTATCCTACTAAAGAAGATTTCTTGTTCAACGAGGATGAGTACTAA
- a CDS encoding cob(I)yrinic acid a,c-diamide adenosyltransferase — protein sequence MKITKVYTRGGDMGKTSLVGGQRVSKASERLEAYGTVDELSSHLGLLVSLLPDGDDKAMIMRIQNCLFNVCTNLATNQDQTVLSPSAYLPEGEIEMVEHQIDDIMKLLPEKQGFVLPGGTREAAQAHVCRTVCRRAERRIVALSEVAKISPEILQYVNRLSDYLFVLAKKINFNANQSEIVWQNVGR from the coding sequence ATGAAAATAACTAAAGTCTATACCCGAGGTGGCGATATGGGTAAAACATCGCTTGTAGGCGGTCAGCGTGTATCGAAGGCCAGTGAGCGTCTTGAGGCATATGGCACGGTAGATGAACTGAGCAGTCATTTAGGACTGCTGGTCTCGCTTTTACCTGATGGTGATGACAAGGCGATGATTATGCGTATTCAGAACTGTTTGTTTAATGTATGTACCAATTTAGCTACCAATCAGGATCAAACAGTCTTATCTCCCTCTGCATATTTGCCTGAGGGCGAAATAGAGATGGTAGAACATCAGATAGACGATATTATGAAGTTGCTGCCCGAGAAACAAGGGTTTGTATTGCCAGGAGGTACTCGTGAAGCTGCACAGGCCCATGTGTGTCGTACGGTGTGTCGTAGGGCCGAACGCCGCATTGTCGCTTTGTCGGAAGTGGCTAAAATTAGTCCCGAAATATTGCAATATGTGAACAGATTGAGCGATTATCTGTTTGTTTTGGCAAAAAAAATAAATTTTAACGCAAATCAGAGTGAAATAGTATGGCAAAATGTTGGTAGATAG
- a CDS encoding DUF4923 family protein: MKKVMVGIAALACIAMTSCGNMGQVLGAMTNGTGVVNAITSVIGLDKVKQQNLIATWKYAGPGCAFTSENLLAKAGGEVAAVQIEEKLLPYYQQVGLSASNTYITFNEDGTFSSKIAGTPFNGKYTFDEATQKISLKGLLLSMNCYAKKEANGISILFEAKKLLTVLQTMSAMSGNKDLQTIGDLSKNYDGVRVGFDMKR; this comes from the coding sequence ATGAAGAAAGTAATGGTAGGAATTGCCGCTTTGGCGTGTATCGCCATGACAAGTTGCGGCAATATGGGTCAGGTACTCGGTGCCATGACCAATGGTACTGGTGTAGTAAATGCCATCACAAGTGTTATCGGTCTTGATAAGGTAAAACAACAGAATCTGATTGCCACATGGAAATATGCTGGTCCTGGCTGCGCATTTACCAGCGAGAACCTGCTGGCCAAAGCTGGTGGTGAAGTTGCCGCCGTACAGATTGAAGAGAAATTACTGCCCTACTACCAGCAGGTTGGCCTCTCAGCCAGTAACACATATATCACCTTTAACGAAGATGGCACCTTCTCTTCAAAAATAGCCGGTACTCCATTCAACGGCAAATACACTTTCGACGAGGCTACACAGAAAATTTCCTTAAAAGGATTACTGCTCTCGATGAACTGCTATGCAAAGAAAGAGGCAAATGGTATTTCTATCCTGTTCGAAGCCAAGAAGCTGTTGACTGTCCTCCAGACCATGTCGGCTATGAGCGGGAACAAAGATTTGCAAACAATTGGAGATTTGAGCAAAAATTACGATGGCGTACGTGTTGGATTCGATATGAAACGGTAA
- the argR gene encoding arginine repressor, with amino-acid sequence MKVKTNRLEALRLIISSQQLGSQDELLNALQKEGFKLTQATLSRDLKQLKVAKAASMSGNYVYVLPNETMYKRVSTPNSIREMMKVPGFISINFSGNMGIIKTRPGYASSIAWNIDNSDVPEILGTIAGDDTIFIVIKEGVKHQDVVEALTDVVPNMK; translated from the coding sequence ATGAAAGTAAAGACCAACAGATTAGAAGCCCTGAGACTGATCATATCAAGTCAGCAGTTAGGAAGCCAGGACGAATTGTTGAACGCCCTCCAGAAGGAAGGTTTCAAACTGACGCAAGCCACACTGAGTCGCGATCTGAAGCAACTGAAGGTTGCAAAAGCCGCCTCGATGAGTGGCAACTACGTGTATGTACTGCCCAACGAGACCATGTACAAGCGAGTCAGCACGCCCAACAGCATTCGTGAGATGATGAAGGTACCTGGCTTTATCAGTATCAACTTTTCGGGCAACATGGGTATCATCAAGACACGCCCTGGCTATGCCAGTTCGATTGCCTGGAACATCGACAATAGTGATGTACCTGAAATCTTGGGTACCATTGCTGGTGACGACACCATATTCATTGTAATTAAAGAAGGCGTAAAGCATCAGGATGTGGTAGAAGCTCTGACTGATGTCGTGCCAAACATGAAATAA
- a CDS encoding GNAT family N-acetyltransferase: protein MEEEIEVLVAGPEHEKYVDTILDTIAEAAKVRGTGIAKRTHEYLAKKMMEAKAVIALTKDGRFAGFSYIETWENQQYVTTSGLIVHPDFRGKHIAKRIKDMTFTLARTRWPHAKIFSLTSGAAVMAMNTALGYQPVTFADLTDDEAFWKGCEGCCNVDVLHRTGRKYCICTAMLYDPTEHLPAKISDDVLERIRKIDSVSE from the coding sequence ATGGAAGAAGAAATTGAAGTCTTGGTAGCAGGACCTGAACACGAGAAGTACGTAGACACTATCCTCGACACCATTGCAGAGGCTGCAAAGGTGCGCGGTACAGGTATCGCCAAGAGAACGCATGAGTATCTGGCCAAGAAGATGATGGAAGCCAAAGCTGTCATCGCCCTGACCAAAGATGGTAGATTTGCAGGATTCAGCTACATCGAGACTTGGGAGAATCAGCAATATGTAACCACCTCGGGACTGATTGTACACCCCGACTTCAGAGGTAAGCATATTGCCAAGCGCATCAAGGACATGACTTTTACATTAGCCAGAACCCGATGGCCACACGCCAAGATTTTCTCGCTGACCAGTGGTGCAGCAGTGATGGCAATGAACACCGCATTAGGCTATCAGCCAGTTACCTTTGCCGACTTAACCGACGACGAGGCTTTCTGGAAAGGTTGCGAGGGTTGTTGCAATGTTGACGTTCTGCATCGTACAGGTCGCAAATACTGCATCTGTACAGCAATGCTTTACGATCCAACAGAGCATCTGCCAGCAAAGATCTCCGACGATGTACTGGAGAGAATACGCAAAATTGATTCTGTTAGTGAATAG
- a CDS encoding argininosuccinate synthase, which produces MANKKVVVAFSGGLDTSYTVMKLTQDGWDVYAACANTGGFSDEQLKKNEENAFKLGAKAYVTLDVTHEYYEKSLKYMIFGNVLRNNCYPISVSSERIFQAIAIARYAKEIGADAIAHGSTGAGNDQIRFDMTFLVMAPGVEIITLTRDKKLTRKEEVDYLNEHGFFADFTKLKYSYNVGIWGTSICGGELLDPTQGLPEEAYLKHVTAKEQEALLKIQFDKGEIVAVNDEKFDDKVKAIQKIEEIGASYAIGRDANVGDTIIGIKGRVGFEAAAPKLIIEAHRLLEKSTLSKWQQYWKDQVANWYGMFLHESQYLEPVMPDIEAMLTSSQRNVTGTAILKLRPYGFETVGIDSANDLTKSKLGEYGETQTGWTADEAKGFIKVSSTPLRVYYGIHKDEKR; this is translated from the coding sequence ATGGCAAACAAGAAAGTAGTAGTCGCATTTTCAGGAGGTCTTGACACCTCTTACACCGTTATGAAACTCACCCAGGATGGCTGGGATGTATATGCAGCCTGCGCCAACACAGGCGGTTTTAGCGACGAGCAGTTGAAGAAGAACGAGGAGAACGCCTTTAAGCTTGGTGCAAAGGCTTATGTAACCCTCGATGTAACCCACGAGTATTACGAGAAATCGTTGAAGTATATGATTTTCGGAAATGTGCTGCGTAACAACTGCTACCCCATTTCTGTATCAAGCGAGCGTATTTTCCAGGCTATCGCCATCGCCCGCTATGCCAAGGAGATTGGTGCTGATGCCATCGCCCACGGTTCAACCGGTGCCGGAAACGACCAGATTCGTTTCGACATGACCTTCCTTGTAATGGCACCAGGCGTAGAGATTATCACCCTGACCCGCGATAAGAAACTGACTCGTAAAGAAGAAGTTGACTATCTGAACGAGCACGGATTCTTTGCTGATTTCACCAAGCTGAAGTACTCATATAACGTAGGTATCTGGGGTACCAGTATCTGTGGCGGCGAGTTGCTCGATCCCACACAGGGACTGCCTGAAGAGGCTTACCTGAAGCACGTTACTGCCAAGGAGCAGGAAGCACTGCTGAAGATTCAGTTCGACAAGGGCGAGATTGTAGCCGTAAACGATGAGAAGTTCGACGATAAGGTGAAAGCCATCCAGAAGATTGAAGAGATCGGTGCTAGCTATGCCATTGGTCGTGATGCCAACGTAGGTGATACTATCATCGGTATAAAAGGTCGCGTAGGTTTCGAAGCTGCAGCCCCCAAGCTCATCATCGAAGCTCACCGTCTGCTGGAGAAGTCAACACTCTCTAAGTGGCAGCAGTACTGGAAGGATCAGGTTGCCAACTGGTATGGCATGTTCCTGCACGAGAGTCAGTATCTTGAGCCAGTGATGCCCGATATCGAGGCTATGCTTACCTCTTCGCAGCGCAACGTAACTGGTACAGCAATCCTGAAGCTTCGTCCTTACGGATTTGAGACTGTTGGTATCGACAGTGCTAACGACCTGACCAAGAGCAAGCTGGGCGAATACGGTGAGACTCAGACTGGTTGGACAGCCGACGAGGCCAAAGGCTTCATCAAAGTTAGCTCTACCCCACTGCGTGTATACTACGGCATCCACAAGGACGAGAAAAGATAA